The DNA region CGTCGCTTTCGGTGGTGTCGCAGCCTTCGGCTTGTTGCGGGGCTGCCATGGGGCGACTGCTCTTGTGACTGTAAATCAGTTCGGCGGCGAAAAGTTCCTTCAGCTTTCGAAGTCCGGGTTCTTTTTCCATGTCCAGCTCAAATGGCGACATTTGAGCCTGCTTGCGAATTTTGAGCTCGCTTTCGTTGAAGGCGCGGCTCTTGAGGCTAAGATCCACCTGCGTTTGGAGCATTTCTTCGAGCATATGCTTGATTCGCTCCATATATTCGGGGTGCTCTTCCATCTGCTTTACGCCCCAGGCGTCGCTGGCGTTGTCGCCCAGGTAGGTGAGGGCGATGGGGAAGGGGGTGGCCTTCAAGTCGCCGGTTTCAAGAACGGTATCGTTCAGGGCAACCGAGAATGCAAAATCGCCGGAGTCGGCAATGCGGGCTTTGACAGAACCCCAGGCGGCCGAGATCTCGTAACGGCTGTAAACGTCGCCATTGTATCCGCTGGCAATACCGTTTTGGAGGGCTGCAAAGGGGTTTTCGTCCTGCTGCTGTAAGGCCTTGGCTTCTTCCTCGGCTTCCAGCATGTTTTGGACATCAGTTACTTTTTTTTTTAACGCCTCGTCGGAGGCGCTTTTCGGGTCGTTGATGGCGGCAAGCGCACGCCTTAGATCCGTAAGCCTGTCGAGCCATGCCATGCGAGCAAACGTGGTTTCTACCAGCAGGCGCGGGTTCGTGCTGTAACGAAGCGTTCCTTGCAGGTCAATCAAAAGCTTGCTGATACGCAGGATGTCGCCGTTCTTGAGTTCGGGCACCACGCTCTTGTACTTGGTGAACATTTCTTCGGAAATGTTCAATGCGTCGGGCGTAAAGGCGTCGAGGCGGGCGTAAAGCAGGTTGCGCAGGAACTTGCCGAATCCGTCAAGCAAGGGCGTGAATTCGATGCCGCGCTTACAGGCGTCGTCCACCATTTTAAAGCAACCCTTGAGGTCGTGGCTTTCGATAGACGAAATCAGCGAGAAAAAGAGTTCTACAGGCGGAATGCCAAGGACGCCACGGACGGCGTCGGCGTTCATTTCGTTGCCGGTAAAGGCGTAAGCCTGGTCGAAGTAGGTGAGGCCGTCACGCATGGAACCGTCGGCTTTTTCGGCGAAAATGTCGAGGGCTTCGTCGGTTGCGTTGATGCCTTCTTGTTCGCAAATATAGCGCAGGCGGCTGCGGATCTGTTCGATCGACAAGCGCTTGAAATCGAAACGCTGCACGCGGCTGAGAATCGTCTGCGGAACCTTGTTGACTTCGGTCGTCGCGAAGATGAAAATCACGTGTTCAGGCGGTTCTTCGAGCGTCTTGAGGAGCGCGTTGAAGGCACCCGTCGAAAGCATGTGGACTTCGTCGATAATGAAAATCTTGTATTTGCCAATGACTGGCGGATACTGCACACGTTCAATCACGTCGCGGATGTTGTCGACGCCCGTATTGGAAGCGGCATCGATTTCGAACACGTCCATCGGGTTTCCGCCGGCAATGTCCTTGCAGCTTTCGCATTCTCCACAGGGGTGCAACGGGTCTCCGCCTTTGCAGTTCAGCGTGCGGGCGAGGATACGGGCACTGGTGGTCTTACCGACACCACGGGTTCCGGTAAACAGGAATGCATGGTGCAAGCGGCCTCCTTCAATTGCATTCTGGAGGGTTTTTGCGATATGTTCCTGACCGACCAT from uncultured Fibrobacter sp. includes:
- the dnaX gene encoding DNA polymerase III subunit gamma/tau produces the protein MAYVAMARKWRPQSFSDMVGQEHIAKTLQNAIEGGRLHHAFLFTGTRGVGKTTSARILARTLNCKGGDPLHPCGECESCKDIAGGNPMDVFEIDAASNTGVDNIRDVIERVQYPPVIGKYKIFIIDEVHMLSTGAFNALLKTLEEPPEHVIFIFATTEVNKVPQTILSRVQRFDFKRLSIEQIRSRLRYICEQEGINATDEALDIFAEKADGSMRDGLTYFDQAYAFTGNEMNADAVRGVLGIPPVELFFSLISSIESHDLKGCFKMVDDACKRGIEFTPLLDGFGKFLRNLLYARLDAFTPDALNISEEMFTKYKSVVPELKNGDILRISKLLIDLQGTLRYSTNPRLLVETTFARMAWLDRLTDLRRALAAINDPKSASDEALKKKVTDVQNMLEAEEEAKALQQQDENPFAALQNGIASGYNGDVYSRYEISAAWGSVKARIADSGDFAFSVALNDTVLETGDLKATPFPIALTYLGDNASDAWGVKQMEEHPEYMERIKHMLEEMLQTQVDLSLKSRAFNESELKIRKQAQMSPFELDMEKEPGLRKLKELFAAELIYSHKSSRPMAAPQQAEGCDTTESDE